In a genomic window of Deinococcus detaillensis:
- a CDS encoding peroxidase-related enzyme (This protein belongs to a clade of uncharacterized proteins related to peroxidases such as the alkylhydroperoxidase AhpD.), giving the protein MTHDLTSGEAQPRFSFLPIPTEAEVPESVAKLWSKAQSNLGFVPNVFKAQALNGEQFQAWWSYFNLLLNKEGHLQPQERELVAVVVSSLNACLYCAVSHGAALRLTGMEASKADAVAVNWRQAPLSAREAALCAYAEKLTVTPAQMTESDLGTLWAVGLGDHEIMELVQVTGMFNLTNRVSSALGFVPNAEYFSAGR; this is encoded by the coding sequence ATGACCCACGACCTAACGTCCGGTGAAGCGCAGCCCCGTTTCTCTTTCCTCCCGATTCCCACTGAAGCCGAGGTGCCTGAAAGTGTCGCCAAGCTCTGGAGCAAGGCCCAAAGCAATCTGGGCTTCGTGCCGAATGTGTTCAAGGCGCAGGCGCTGAACGGTGAGCAGTTTCAAGCCTGGTGGAGTTATTTCAATTTGCTGCTCAACAAGGAAGGCCACCTGCAGCCGCAGGAGCGCGAACTGGTGGCAGTGGTCGTGAGCAGTCTCAACGCCTGCCTTTACTGCGCGGTGTCGCACGGCGCGGCGCTGAGGCTGACGGGCATGGAGGCAAGCAAAGCCGACGCGGTGGCCGTCAACTGGCGGCAGGCTCCGCTGAGTGCGCGTGAAGCGGCCCTGTGCGCCTACGCCGAGAAGCTGACCGTGACACCCGCCCAGATGACCGAAAGCGACTTGGGAACCTTGTGGGCTGTGGGCCTCGGCGACCACGAAATTATGGAACTGGTGCAAGTCACCGGGATGTTCAACCTGACCAACCGCGTGTCGAGCGCTCTGGGCTTCGTGCCGAACGCGGAGTATTTCTCGGCGGGTCGGTAA